The following nucleotide sequence is from Hippopotamus amphibius kiboko isolate mHipAmp2 chromosome 11, mHipAmp2.hap2, whole genome shotgun sequence.
GTAGCAGAACAGTCATCGTGGTCAGGATCCCCAGCCCCCGACCCCCTCGAAATGAAGCACCAATGGCCAGACCATCCGTGAAGTTGTGTGCCAGGTCAGCAGCCAGATTCAGGTACCCTGACACACGCAGGTCTTGTataggaaaaaaggaagatgaaaacaGAGGCATTCATTACTCCTAGTCCCAGATCTGATCAGCCATTATCAGATCTCCCCCAGAGACCACTTCACATCCAGCCCCAGTATTTCCCAGCCACCTGCCATCACCCACAGAGCTGTTTCACATGATTCCCGATGATGCCCCTTGCTCAAGCGTACACAACCCTGGCCCTCACCTGAACCTGCCTTTTCCTCTTCAGAATTCTGAGGTCTTACTGGCCCATCTTTGGTTCTTgtgctccctcctctcctcttccttgacccccctgcttccttttcttcttcctctgagcTCTGCTTCTCCTTTGAAGGACGCTCTGAGGGAAGAAAGTAGTTCATAACAATGGAGAACAGAGATCTGCCAATATGTCCTTACAAGAGTAGTCTCCTCCCACCTAAGAACCATAAAATGAGGGGATTCAGTTAGACAAGATGGCTTTCAGCAAAGTTGTTCCTGGGCTCACCCTGTCTTCCATGTCTGTGACTTCCATGTGTGTGACTGTGAGCATGTCCATGTCCATGACTGTGTCCATGTCCTCCTTTCACATGTCTCACAAATTTCTCCACCACAAGAAAGGCGACAATTCCACTGAGGACCCACAGTCCCACAGACAGAATGGGCCCCTGGCCTGGGAATGGACGCATTGAGACATTAAGGCAGATGTGGATTCCAGACTCTTCCTCCCCAAGCACAGGAGATGAATACTGAGGAACAGACCTTCCCCAGCACCCCAACCCATGTCTCCACCTGCCCCTTCCTCACCACTGTGAGAATGTCCATGTCCAGGCTGCTCCTGAGGGTGGTGAGAATGAGGttctggaggaagagggagaaaaggccAGATGAGGAAAAACCCCACCCAAGGGGTGTGTTTTTGCAGGACTAATGGAAGGTCAAGGGAAAAGAACCCTCCTGTCCAGACAGTAAAATTAGTTAATATTTGAGGTAGAAGCTAGAGATCACTTACCCAGAGCATGAGGGATGAGGTGCAGGAAGGCATCTCCCAAGAGCCCACCTGAAGCAAAACTCAGCAAGATCTGGAGCAGAGAGCGGTGCCGAGGGGAGTTTGACTCCACGGGGATAAGGAAGAGGACGAAAAATGGAGCTGCAGAGATCAGCACTGTGGCCCCCAATGCCTGGTGAGGGAGAGTCAGGGCTTATGCGGTGTGGGGTTTCCCAACAATCCCAAACCAGCCCCCCTCTGCCCCATCCCCGTGGGACTCACATAGGCCCAGAGAGTGACAGTGTCCAAGTCCTGCTTGATGACTGGAGCCCCAGACTCTCCATGGCTTCCACGGCTGTGCTCATGGTCATGTCCATGTCCTTGGTGGTAGAGGTTCTCATGGGAGTGGCCATGACTATGGCCATGGTGCAAATCCTCATGTGAATGTCCATGGTCGTGACCGTGGGTATGCCCATGCCAGATGCTCTCGTGAGTGTGGCCATGGCcatgggcatggctgtgtccaTGGTGGAAATCCTCATGTGAGTGCCT
It contains:
- the SLC39A7 gene encoding zinc transporter SLC39A7 isoform X2; its protein translation is MATCTKTCTRTYMATATVLISAAPFFVLFLIPVESNSPRHRSLLQILLSFASGGLLGDAFLHLIPHALEPHSHHPQEQPGHGHSHSGQGPILSVGLWVLSGIVAFLVVEKFVRHVKGGHGHSHGHGHAHSHTHGSHRHGRQERPSKEKQSSEEEEKEAGGSRKRRGGSTRTKDGPVRPQNSEEEKAGSDLRVSGYLNLAADLAHNFTDGLAIGASFRGGRGLGILTTMTVLLHEVPHEVGDFAILVQSGCSKKQAMRLQLLTAVGALAGTACALLTEGGAVGSEVAGGTGPGWVLPFTAGGFIYVATVSVLPELLREASPLQSLLEVLGLLGGVVMMVLIAHLE
- the SLC39A7 gene encoding zinc transporter SLC39A7 isoform X1, yielding MARGLGAPHWVAVGLLIWAALGLLVAGHGGHGNLYEDLHEDLHGHSHRHSHEDFHHGHSHAHGHGHTHESIWHGHTHGHDHGHSHEDLHHGHSHGHSHENLYHQGHGHDHEHSRGSHGESGAPVIKQDLDTVTLWAYALGATVLISAAPFFVLFLIPVESNSPRHRSLLQILLSFASGGLLGDAFLHLIPHALEPHSHHPQEQPGHGHSHSGQGPILSVGLWVLSGIVAFLVVEKFVRHVKGGHGHSHGHGHAHSHTHGSHRHGRQERPSKEKQSSEEEEKEAGGSRKRRGGSTRTKDGPVRPQNSEEEKAGSDLRVSGYLNLAADLAHNFTDGLAIGASFRGGRGLGILTTMTVLLHEVPHEVGDFAILVQSGCSKKQAMRLQLLTAVGALAGTACALLTEGGAVGSEVAGGTGPGWVLPFTAGGFIYVATVSVLPELLREASPLQSLLEVLGLLGGVVMMVLIAHLE